aatcaaaactattttgagattttatctcattccagtccaaatgaaatcatcaagaatacaaataataatagacGCTGACAAGggtgtaggggaaaaggtacatccACACAATGAATttgactgcaaattagtgcagtcaCTTTAGAAAGTGGAATGGAGATTTCTTTACAGACTAGAAGTAGAATCACCATCCATCTAGCtttcccactctttggtatttatttaaaagaacgAAATCAGCATATTGTAGGGATACAGGCACGAAAATGTTTATACAAGTGCAATTCACAATAcccaagttatagaaccagcccaAGCATccatgagaagatgaataaataaggaaaatatggtacatatatacaGTGAAGTTTTACTCaaccctaaagaagaatgaaattatgttattgagtggcaaatggatggaaatgcAGAAgttcatgctaagttaaataaaccATACCCAGAGTTAAGGGttaactttttttctctctaatgtAAAAGCTAAGGCAAAATAAGAGGGAAAGTGGGGGAAGGAAgtgtgaaaatagaagggagatcaaaGGAAGGAGAGATTGAAGCTCAGATAATTACCACTGCCTCATCCCAACAGACCATCGCTACTCTGCTGCTTTCAAGTTTTTGACACCATAGATGAGTTTTGCCTCTTCTAGAAACTTATATAAATGAAACCAGAAGTAATGCACTCTTTTATACATGGGTTCTTTCACTCAGCAAAAAATTTTGCTATTCATTACAGGTATTGTGCAGATCAGGGCTTCTCTCCTTGTTCTTGCTGAGatgtatttcattatatatataccagattcttcatttttttctattgatagTAATTTGAGTCTCTTCTTATTTTTGCCTATTATTCACAAACCTGCCTAAATTGTACAGTACATTCATAAACATACTTTATTTCTTGTATAAAGAGCTGTGAATTGTATTGTTGAGATGCATTTTAAGTGCAGATTTACTTACTTGATGAGCAGTCAGAACTTTACTGGAAGTTGTGCacggtggtgcatgtctataatcccagaggctcaggaggttgagacaggaggactgtgagttgaaagtcagcctcaggaacttagtgaggccataagcatctcagtgaaaccctgtctctaaatatgtTAGAGTCTATAATATAACAAgactggatggtgcctggcaaaatgccagagggagtggtttgtgaagtaaggccagagagccattaagtgtggagattccttattggttgactgctgtatctagtttatgctaattaagataagctgtgtggaatgtataaatacccctccagtcctacaataaacggctcctactcctgctgtatcaatgtacacaagttgttcgtcaccccccggctattttgctgcagccggactgcggcataaatacaatataaaaaagggctgggaatgtggcataGTGTTtgagagccactgggttcaatccccagtacaaaaaataaaacaaacaaacaaacaaaaacccagaactttatttaatatatcatTTTACATTATCATCAACCATGGAAACCATATTTACAAGTGGAATTTTTCTCACCATATGCAGTGATTTTCACCTGGCCCTTGCTATCCCATTCTCTTTTCTAGATTATTGCAGCATCCTCCTGATTACTATCTCAGATTCTGCTCTTGATATTAAGTAGGACAGAGGAGCCCTTTAAAATCACAAGCCACAAAGTCACAAATGACTTTCTCTGCTTATTTCTGACCTCACTGGTCAttagtctctttctttttcacaAAGAACCTCTTGATTTTCTTCCCACAGAGTAAGTGTATCCCATGTACACTTGCTGTTTCATCTGATTAAAACTGAATGTATACAGTTTGTTATTGTAGGTCAAGTTTTCCCAACTTAGGGACTATGGATATTTAGGGTCAGATCAGAAGTTTGTTTATGTAAGGAGCTTTCTCATACATCTGAGACTTTTGAGCTTTCAACCAAGCCATCTTAGATGTATGACACACATTGAGGTGGACCAGAAGAAACACAGACACAATTCATACTCACGTGACTTCTCAACTAGGAGCTAATCTCATTCCAACAGGATATGTACCATTCTCACCCCAGTGAGAGTGACACACAATTTTAGTAGCACTTCTCTGGAATGGAGAAGCAATGTTTCAAGTGTTTAATAAACCATGCATTTACAGACTTTAATATGCAATATATTGACTCTCTAATTTACATTAAGCTACACTGTTCAGTATGATTATGAATGCACGTTATAAATCTCTATGAATCCCAATTAAAGAATTAATGTTCTATTGATTTATCACATTTGAgatgaggagaggaaggagaagaaaaagaaggaggagaataaggaggagaaaggagagggtgaagggggaggaggagaaggaggaggaaaatgagtagataaaggagaagaagaaggaggacaaggatgagaaggaagaaaataattcttcCATGTTAATTCAGCACAGGTATCTCCTTTTGGTAACAGACCACCATTTGGAGTTTTTTATACTTCTGCTATGACTTGAATATCAAGGCATTTACTTAGTAATGAATGTATTCTCCTGTTTTGATTGGTAATATCCGTGTACAGAAGGTATTTCATAACTAATTTGTTTAATCTATTCAGTTGAGAATCAGTGAGCAAACTGTCCATGCTACTCAGTGATCATTAGATAAAACTTCTGGCATGTAGGTAGCATGTTGTTGCAGCCCTTGGCCTTCACCCCTTAGCTTTCTATTTCACATGTACACGCACAGTATCACACACCTATATCCTGTCTCcatcattttaaaacttatttttctaatttcctctCTCCCAACATTGCTTTGAAAGAGCAAATGTGCAaatcttaataaaaaatataaaggaaagaggcataaaaatgaagaaaaaaaattgtcctgggtatccttgaacttgtgatcctcctgtctcagcctcctaagtagctatTATTATAGTTCAGCAACACCATGTCTCATTAAATGTTTGCACTTTCTTACATTCCTTTCTAAACATGTCTTTTTAAACCCAATGAAGAATCTGTATTAAATTTGAAGTTGTAGTTAACTCTGTAATACCTGGTTTTGTATTGGATTTTCTTCTATCTCTACCTCATTTACATTTTCCTTCATACCTTTTTGCCTGTAATTGCATTACTTTATAAAGTATTGGCACATAAATGTTGCTTCAGGCTTTGTTTTCTAGGAAATACAGGTTAAAATATGAATCATTCAAGGTTAAGATATTATTGCAAAAATTAGGAGGACTATTTTTACAATGGATTAAgctttaaaatagcaaaattttACTCTACTAGAAGGTTTTAGGTTAAACTTCCTATTAAATCTACAAATGTAAACAAAGTACACATATTTGTAGTAGTATCAATGGTTGATTCCACCTTGATTCTGTAGATAGTATGATAGATCCATTTATTTTGGATGAAAAATGGTTGTTTAGTTTCAATACTGGGTGATTCTTTGTCCAGGAATAATTACATAAACAAGGGTTTTGTCTTTGATTATGCAAgaaatactttatataaagaCAAGTTTCACTTGATTTAGTTTGCTATGTTCATTCTAGAAGGATGCAGACTGCCTTTATCCCTTAAAGAATGCTTTCAGACCCTCTCCGGACATGTAGAGGTCACTGAGTCCTAGCCTGAGAGACAGTCAAAGAGTTGACATGGTCAAGGGCAGGACAAGATCTTTAACACATTGAAAGACCTGGGAGGAAGAGTGACCAGCAGGCACAGACAGACAAACTTAAAGGAGATGAGCCAGATTTCCTTACTTGATGGCAAAATATGAAAGGCACCAAGCCATAAAAACCAGGCCTGAGAAAAGACAATCACCTATGCAAAACTCCATTTGGAAGGGAATTGTAGGTAAAGTTGACCTGATACCTGTATTCCTGTAGTTTTTGGCCAAATAGCCAGAGGGTACTGTGTGTTTGTGAGTCACGATTGATTATTGCATCTAAATGAAGAGAACATACAGAAATGAGTAGGAATTAAGGGCAGCCCAGGCCCATTGTTCCCACAAGCCCACTGCTCTGGAAAGTCACCACAGAATCTGTTCATGCTATGTTATCCCAATGTTCTGTGAGACTTATACTTGATTGATAATAGAATTATGGAAGATGAAGGAGAGAAAACAACAGTGAACTTCTTGCCATTAGCTTTGTTTGAAATGTACAGTAGtgtattttaaatgcaaatctTAAAATTGAAGACAAATGTAGGAATTATCTCATGTTTTCAGTACAAAATCACACTGCAGGAAAACCTTTTTCTTGACCAAACATCAATGAGAAACACCTCATTCAAAAGGAGATTACCTGGAAGAAAACAGTTCTGACTCATATTTATGGAAAGATGTTTTCTCAATTTTCAGAGACCTTGATGGAGAAAAAACACTTGAGCAGTCCACTGATGGAATTTAATATGATTAAGAGCCTCTTCAGACAGGTGAACCAACTTGTGCAATGATGTGTCTGGTCTGCTTAATATTTGTAACCAGACATTCCTGTGTTAATATGGTCTAAAAATCCTATCCTATTCCACTttacaatttttctcttttgtatatcaatctcaacaacaaaatttttgatCTATCATTCATGAACATTTCCCACTTGCTGGAAACCTTGACATAAAACTTTAGAAGTTGCCATAAATTTGTATAAGGTTTAAAAATCTTCTTAGCTTGACTGCTTAACTGTCTCAAGATTACAGCTTGATGCTAAGAAAATTTGTATACCATTGAGTTTCACTTTACTAATCTGTAGAATAAAGCAGAGAGCTAGATTATTATTTTGAACTAGAGTTTATGGGTCctcttcttaagaaaaaaaatcctcacaaATGCCTTCTCTGGATTGaaatagtattttattaaaaattacttaaacaTATATGGACAAAACTCTTGTAATTGTAGCTCTTTTATGatgatttaaaaatccaaatgaaaTATACATGTTAAAATTCTTAATCTAAATTTTGTATAACAACATAGACTTATAGATCTAATTACagtaataaaacaattttaagctGTCTCTACTGTAAACAccattcttatttaattttattctattacccTATGAGGTAGTCACTATTATCACTATCTTATGGAGGAAGAAAACATAGCAGGCCTTCAACAAGGAAGATTCTGTCCATCTTCATATTTAAATATCAGTTGCTACCAATTTTAGATTATTATTAACTTTaagcataagaaataattttaatcataatAATCACTAATTAAACTTTCTTCATAATTTAACAGtttatataaaatctttttattcagcaaaaaaaattaaaaagttaacccaaaataaaatattttaaaaatcaaacattttcatGTCTCATATTTAggtatttgatccattttgagttgagtttgttttaaatattcattttttcagtaatgtattttttagttgacacaataactttattatatttatttatttttatctggtgttgagtatcaaacccagggcctcgcacattgTAGAGTGAGttctctgctgctgagccacaaccccagtcccttgaaGTTGATTTGTTTATATGATGAGAAATTGAAGTCTGTTTTTATCCTTCTGCATTCTTCCACCATTTATTCAAGAGACTTCCTTTTTGTTGAGTGTTTTTTCATTAGTTCAAAGGTTACCCTGAATGAATTACTGCAGATTAGCATGCATGATGGTGTACTCTGtataataatttcattaaagGTTTAGCTATGCTGTCAATTGCTctaataaaaaaacttaaattttagcATCTATAAAGACATATCTTTTCTTTAATTCTCCAACCAGTTTTCTCCATTTGAACACCTGTAAAAGTTTACCCACACAGTgctatgaaattttttaaaagtttcacttatatattaatttaaaggTTCAGACTCTGTTTTTTCTCCCTAACCTAGATAATATGATACCTCACTTCACATAGTCTTGTTTTCTTCACAATGCCaaacaattcttttatttttattttcaattttgcagtactggggattgaacacagggtcttaTGCATGGTAGCTAATTGCTCTGCCAGTGAAACACatcctcatctgaaaaaaataaatcctattttattcagaaatttaaaaagaagaaacaatcactgaaaattaaatttaattctgtAGACATTTCTGCATATCCAGATATATGAAAGTTCTATAGGAAATTGGAATTATGTAGATTTAATTTTGATGGTAATGGACAAATTTAATTTAGGCATACTCTGGGATGACTTTCAACAGTAGCATTTACATTCTGTTCCCAATTTCATGACATTAAGTAATAATACTCCCTATACATTTGCTAGTACATAGACATCCTGCTTTCCAAACACAGCGCCGATTTTAGTCTTctctttaattgtaatttttttcccattcattcaAATTAGGAAATAAATTACATGGTTACCATACCTAATATCAACACCACAGTTTCATTACAATACAAAGGAGAATTTTTTGCCAAATATTTCTGTCATTAATAAAATttggtgaattttaaaataatctcattaaaatgatttttttttaaaaactcatcccATTTTTATATAAGTATTGCTACAGATACAAATAATGTATCATTAAGAACTTACttaaataatttttgcttttaaaatttctgaaatggaTATTAAATatctctaaggaaaaaaaaacatgctttgtAAATCCTTTTGATGTGAAACACAGAGGCAAGGTAAATAGGCCATTAGGACAGATGTAATTGGGTTGAGTGCAGTTATGTATAGTTGGAGATTCACTCCTGAACCAAACATAAGAGAGATAAGAAAGCTGAGCTCCAGGTACTAACCTGTGGAAAAacccaaaggaaagaaatatataacACATATTACCAGGACTGGTGAAGGAAATGAGAACTCGAGTATTGGAGGCAGatgttaaacaaaaaataaaatagtcaaagTAAATTGCAAATATCATGCACTGAGTGAGATGAGAAGCTAAGTTTAGTTTTGTAGGAAAGCCCAGGCTTGAATAATCTCAAGATAGAGCCAGTGCCACCAGAGCAGTCTGCATAATGAGGGGTGAATGTGTGTTTCAGATGAAATGCTTCCCAATCCAAAGTGGTTTCTGGCACCAAACTTTCCTCAGGGCATTCTTCATCTCCACGTTTCTCAGCGTGTAGATCAGAGGGTTAAACATGGGAGCGATGATGGTGTAGAAAAGAGCAAACACTTTGTCTACTGGAGAAGTGGTGGCTGGTCTAATGTAGATGAAGAGGACAGGCACAAAGAACAAAACCACAACCATCAAGTGGGAACTGCAAGTGGAAAGAGCCTTGCTGCGGCTCTCTGTGGGGTAAGCCCTGATGGTCCATAATATCAAAAAGTAAGACAGCATCAAAACCACAAAGGTCACCAAACCCATCATACCTGAGTTGGCCACCACCAGGATTCCAACTGTGTGTGTGTCAGTgcaggccagtttcagcaaaggGTACACATCACAGAAATAATGGTCAATTTCATTGGGGCCACAGAAAGGTAGATTGACAGTGAGGAGGCACTGAACAAAGGAATGTAGAAATGCCCCAGCACAGCAAGCAGTGACCAGAGCATTGCACCTCTGCCTGCTCATGATGCTGGTGTAGTGCAAgggtttgcagatggccacatagcggtcataggccatcaccgTGAGGATGAAGACCTCAATGCCCCCAAAGAAGTGCATGGTAAAGAGCTGGGCCATGCAGTTGTTATATGAAATCACGTTCTTTTCTGCCAGCAAGTCGGTGATTAGCTTGGGTGTCACTGTGGAGGTATAGCAAAGGTCTGAGAGAGCAAGATAATtaaggaagaaatacatgggtTGGTCCCTCAGCTGACTGCATGTGATTGAAATCATTATTAGTATATTTCCCATCCAAATAGCCATGtaacaaaataagaataatagaaaacacaagtttttaattttcttgttctgGGAAAGTCCCAACAATATAAATTCTGTgatattattgatattttccaTGGTCCAATGCAGTTCAGGTTCAATAGttttagctgagaaaaaaaaaaagataagtcaaATGGGAAATATTGACTTAGTACAATCTGAATTTTAGTACTCATTTatttaaccctatcccttattATAAAGTAATTAATTCATCTGGCTAGGCAAGCTATATAATTTACCATCCCATTCAGGTTGTATTTTGTACTGAAAGGAAatgattttaatgtttatatttgctCAAGGCATAAACAAAGATGTGCAGTCTCTTTCCACATGCTATTCAAAGGTCAGCTTCATGAGGACACATGTCCTGTCCTAAGGCTTGCTTACTCACTATTTCAGAACAGAGCAGTCAGCGAGGGGCTTCGTGCACCCCAAGGTGGAATCCCATctttatttaagattttaatatttttactgtaaatttttattctttaaatatcatattaaaatattgtatctTGCTTATTAAATTTCACCCAAGGTGAGTATTACATTTGCCTTCTCTGAGCCCTGATCTTAAgctagaaaatatttacatttatcaacAGTATGGTAAGGACTGAAAGTATGATACAATTTGAGGTCTAAGTAGCTATGACACTTCTTTTGACTTATGCAGATAGATTTAAAAAGTAGTACTCATTAAATACTTAGAAATATGTGCTGCCTTCTAGAGGCAGGAATGATAATAATATAAAGTCATAGCATAGACAGgaattcaataattatttaaggTACATAAGTGATTACCTgaattgataaattattttagttttattttataaatatgaatagaTTATTGATTTTAGAAATAATGATTTTGTAAATACTGCATcccatgaaacatttttttttagaaaatcacatttatttttagaattataaaatcagaaagaaatcttttaaaaaatagccacAGTTCAGATTATTGGTACATTTATTTCCCATTACTTTGGCAATATGCTTTTATAGTTCTAAGTATGACTTGGGTCCTTTCTTTCCATGGGTTTATGACAGCTTTAATATTTTGTTCATATAACTTTGAAGCATAACATAATTCATGTATGGAtgggaatgaaaaaatatatactaagaaAAATTTCATTACTTAATAAGCAGGATGATttgaaagtctctctctctctttctctctctctctctctctctctctctctctctctctctctctctctctctctctctttcaactgGACTCTGCACCCAcacaataggaaaataataaaatgactcACTGTTTTCCCTGTTTCTCCTATGTTAGTGTTCTTTGAAAACACACTGTGATATATGAATTCATATACTTTGGATTCCAGTTCTTTTCTAGACTCTACACAatcttatttcttaaaagataAGAATTGCATAATTTTTCCAGAACTCCATAAATTCCACTAATGGTTGATAACTGAATTTCCAGAATATGATTGAAGGATGCATAAGGTAACAGACTGCTTTTCCCATGCCTTTTTTGCACAAACAGGTAATTTAAGTGAACTGTTAGGGGTTGTGCTTCAGAATCCTCCTGCTCTCAGTTCTTTGTCTTCCTATTAATAAGCCATCATAGAACAGCTCCCAGGACATCCTCCTCAAGTGTTACAGAGACATTCCATCTCTATTAAAATAGCCTTCTGCCCACTTATAATTCATTCAACATCCCATGCTTTTGAAACTATAAAAATTGGGTTCCATTCTTTACATTCATGCTCAAAAGACATCACTTTCTCCTCCACCTCCAGGAAGTTTTTCTGGGCTCTTCAAACTATGCAGATCTATATCTCCTTAATCCTGCCTAAAATACTccattaatataattattgacaTTTAATTTTGAGTAGCAGATTGCTAGTCCTTGTTTAATTCTTTCAAGGATTTTCTTCAGACAGGTGACCAGAGTGCCTTTTAGTCCTCGATGATTTAGAATCCTAGGCACTTTGGACTCAGAGGAGAGACCAGATGAGAGACTTTGCCATTTGATCTATACTATGAAATTTCCTGACACTCATCTCCTCCTTTATGACATGACCATTTCCACTAGGAATCTCTCATGATTGCACAGACTGGATTACTCAGTGCTCACTAGGTTATAGAcactaattcttttttcttttattttactttttctcataTTATTATGCAATGATTAGACAACCAACATACAATGGAGACAGGAACcaacaaaaatacacacaaaatttaaaagaaaaaaaaataaaagtgattaccATTCATATCAAAGGGATTATTATTTAGACCTTGCACagatctagaaaagaaaaatgataatactTAATggttgggctggagatgtggctcacttgGTAACAtgctcacctcgcatgtgtgagctgggttctattctcagcaccacttaaaaaatgaattaaagatattgtgtccacctataaaactaaaataaatattttaaaaaatacttaatggtTAGTTGGTGCTGATTGTGTTCAAGATGGAGTTTTAACTATTTCATATGTATTGGGTCAATGATCCCAACAAATACCTAGtgatttttttactttctctattttgtaAGGAAGGAAGCAAGTATTATGTAGACCTTGGGTAAACACTAACTGATAGTAAACACTAACTGATGGTTATTAAACAGTTAAACACTAACTGATGgttatttttgacatattttatttttatttttttgctgtctGGATATCAATAGAGTGGTTGACAGGTCCAAACTATTCTTAAAATTATTGTAGGGATATTTTCCTGTtctattaattctttctttcaaaCAAGTTTTCTTACTCAAAAAGTCAAAGTCAAAGTGATATTTTCCCCAAAGCACAGGAGttttatagaaagtaaaaaaatctCAGCTGacttaattatatttcttttctttttatatttattttcttttctcacttaTTATTTATCTTATCATCATCTGTACACATCTAATTTGATTCACATTGATGTTCAGGATTCTCTGATATTTTGCTAttctaaaacataatattttacaCAGTATACTCACAGTATATTTATCACAAATAATAAAGCcagcaggaaaacaaaaatgaattttcacTCCAATacattctcttaatttttttcaactgaattgatttttctttatgtgttttcTGCATAAAATTGTAGTTACTTAGTTATCTGTCAatgcctctttcttctctttaagaAATCCTATATGGAACACTGgatactattgttttttttttcccttcatgttCCAATACTGCAAGAAATAATGGCCACATAATTTGTACAGATGCTGAGGAAATATGACAACTATTATTCAATACATGTGACTTAAATATCAAtggtttataaaatgtaaatgcttaAAGAGAAAATGTATGTATAGcatacttataaataaaaatgcatttatacatCATATGTGTATGgacttttaattttctctctccATAGTAGCATTTATCTCCTTTCATATGATTTTGGTTTTACTTACCAGGTGATTAATCAGCCTACATGAGGCATCCTGGTTATAGGACTTTCCAGTTTTCCTTCAAGAGAAAATATTCTCTGactttttaaacaaaaggaaacaaaattatcCTTAGCATTTATACTTATATTTTCAAGTATCATTTAAAGTGGATTACCAGGGCAAGAATAACCAAAAACCTCCCTTATTTTTCTATGTCATGAGACATCTCCCAGAAGAAAAGCTGGGCAATGTGCagctaaaaataatttgatttctcttAGTTCCTTAAAAATAGTTATTCCACGATTAGCAATCCTTTATGCTAGGAGAAGTCTGACAACCCAAGGGTCCACTTTCATTCGATATTAAGCCCTAAAGCCTGAGTTCTCTGTGGAAACCAATTC
This portion of the Ictidomys tridecemlineatus isolate mIctTri1 chromosome 4, mIctTri1.hap1, whole genome shotgun sequence genome encodes:
- the LOC101971421 gene encoding olfactory receptor 4P4: MENINNITEFILLGLSQNKKIKNLCFLLFLFCYMAIWMGNILIMISITCSQLRDQPMYFFLNYLALSDLCYTSTVTPKLITDLLAEKNVISYNNCMAQLFTMHFFGGIEVFILTVMAYDRYVAICKPLHYTSIMSRQRCNALVTACCAGAFLHSFVQCLLTVNLPFCGPNEIDHYFCDVYPLLKLACTDTHTVGILVVANSGMMGLVTFVVLMLSYFLILWTIRAYPTESRSKALSTCSSHLMVVVLFFVPVLFIYIRPATTSPVDKVFALFYTIIAPMFNPLIYTLRNVEMKNALRKVWSEISRESHL